The following coding sequences lie in one Streptomyces sp. NBC_00510 genomic window:
- a CDS encoding LysR substrate-binding domain-containing protein, with protein sequence MIDARRLRTLRAVADHRTVTAAAAALYLTPSAVSQQLAALENETGHRLLERGGRGVQLTPVGEILLAHANTVLAQLERAEAELAAYTSGAAGQVTVASFATGIALVLAPAIAALGGTAPGIRVRVRDAEGDESLPMVLDGRAEIAVAVEYRGAPRADDQRLSRVPLYAEPFDAVLPAGHPLADAGTGTVRVAGLADETWIGPYPGNPCHDVVVLACEYAGFQPRLEHSSDDFRAVVALAAAGAGVALVPRSALRDMDLSGVAVRAVDDVVATRRVFAAVRRGAEDHPLLRPVLDALRDAADGAGDADGTARS encoded by the coding sequence GTGATTGACGCACGACGGCTGCGGACCCTGCGGGCCGTGGCGGACCACCGTACGGTGACCGCCGCGGCCGCCGCGCTGTACCTGACCCCCTCCGCGGTCTCCCAGCAGCTCGCCGCCCTGGAGAACGAGACCGGCCACCGGCTGCTGGAACGCGGCGGCCGCGGCGTCCAGCTCACCCCCGTCGGCGAGATCCTGCTCGCCCACGCCAACACGGTCCTCGCCCAGCTCGAACGCGCCGAGGCCGAGCTGGCCGCCTACACTTCCGGCGCCGCCGGCCAGGTGACCGTGGCCTCCTTCGCGACCGGCATCGCGCTGGTGCTCGCCCCGGCCATCGCCGCGCTCGGCGGCACCGCCCCGGGGATCCGGGTCCGCGTCCGGGACGCCGAGGGCGACGAGTCGCTGCCCATGGTGCTCGACGGCCGCGCCGAGATCGCCGTCGCCGTCGAGTACCGCGGCGCCCCGCGCGCCGACGACCAGCGGCTCTCCCGCGTCCCCCTGTACGCCGAGCCCTTCGACGCGGTCCTCCCGGCCGGCCACCCCCTCGCCGACGCCGGGACCGGCACCGTGCGCGTCGCCGGCCTCGCCGACGAGACCTGGATCGGCCCCTACCCGGGCAACCCCTGCCACGACGTGGTCGTCCTCGCCTGCGAGTACGCCGGTTTCCAGCCCCGCCTCGAGCACTCCTCCGACGACTTCCGCGCCGTCGTCGCCCTCGCCGCCGCGGGCGCGGGCGTGGCCCTCGTCCCGCGCAGCGCCCTGCGCGACATGGACCTGTCCGGCGTCGCCGTCCGCGCCGTCGACGACGTCGTCGCCACCCGCCGCGTCTTCGCCGCCGTCCGCCGCGGCGCCGAGGACCACCCCCTGCTCCGCCCGGTCCTCGACGCCCTGCGCGACGCGGCGGACGGCGCGGGCGACGCCGACGGCACCGCGCGGTCCTGA
- a CDS encoding glycine C-acetyltransferase produces the protein MFDSVRDDLRGTLDEIREAGLFKPERVIGTPQSASVSVTAGGVPGDVLNFCANNYLGLADHPEVTAAAKEALDRWGYGMASVRFICGTQEVHKELEARLSAFLGTEDTILYSSCFDANGGVFETLLDENDAVISDALNHASIIDGIRLSKARRLRYANRDMAELEARLKEASDARRRLIVTDGVFSMDGYIAPLDEICDLADRYDAMVMVDDSHAVGFTGPGGRGTHALHGVMDRVDIITGTLGKALGGASGGYVAARAEIVALLRQRSRPYLFSNSLAPVIAAASLKVLDLIEDSEDLRTRLAENTALFRSRMTEAGFEILPGEHPIAPVMIGDASEAGRMAELLLERGVYVIGFSYPVVPHGKARIRVQLSAAHSTADVDKAVDAFIAARAALAG, from the coding sequence ATGTTCGACTCCGTCCGCGACGACCTGCGCGGCACCCTCGACGAGATCCGCGAGGCCGGGCTCTTCAAGCCCGAGCGCGTGATCGGCACCCCGCAGAGCGCCTCCGTCTCCGTCACCGCCGGCGGCGTCCCCGGCGACGTCCTCAACTTCTGCGCCAACAACTACCTCGGCCTCGCCGACCACCCCGAGGTCACCGCCGCCGCCAAGGAGGCCCTGGACCGCTGGGGCTACGGCATGGCGTCCGTCCGCTTCATCTGCGGCACCCAGGAGGTCCACAAGGAGCTCGAGGCCCGGCTGTCCGCCTTCCTCGGCACCGAGGACACGATCCTCTACAGCTCCTGCTTCGACGCCAACGGCGGCGTCTTCGAGACCCTCCTCGACGAGAACGACGCCGTCATCTCCGACGCGCTCAACCACGCCAGCATCATCGACGGCATCCGGCTGTCCAAGGCCCGCCGCCTGCGCTACGCCAACCGCGACATGGCCGAGCTGGAGGCCCGCCTCAAGGAGGCGTCCGACGCCCGCCGCCGCCTCATCGTCACCGACGGCGTCTTCTCGATGGACGGCTACATCGCGCCGCTGGACGAGATCTGCGACCTCGCCGACCGCTACGACGCGATGGTCATGGTCGACGACTCCCACGCCGTCGGCTTCACCGGCCCCGGCGGCCGCGGCACCCACGCCCTGCACGGCGTGATGGACCGGGTCGACATCATCACCGGCACCCTCGGCAAGGCCCTCGGCGGCGCCTCCGGCGGCTACGTCGCGGCCCGCGCGGAGATCGTCGCGCTGCTGCGCCAGCGCTCGCGCCCCTACCTGTTCTCCAACTCCCTCGCGCCCGTCATCGCCGCGGCCTCCCTCAAGGTCCTGGACCTGATCGAGGACTCCGAGGACCTGCGCACCCGCCTCGCGGAGAACACCGCCCTCTTCCGCTCCCGCATGACCGAGGCCGGCTTCGAGATCCTGCCCGGCGAGCACCCCATCGCCCCGGTCATGATCGGCGACGCCTCGGAGGCGGGCCGCATGGCGGAGCTGCTGCTGGAGCGCGGCGTCTACGTCATCGGCTTCTCGTACCCCGTCGTGCCGCACGGCAAGGCCCGCATCCGGGTCCAGCTGTCGGCCGCCCACTCCACCGCGGACGTCGACAAGGCGGTGGACGCATTCATCGCCGCGCGCGCGGCCCTGGCAGGATGA
- the tdh gene encoding L-threonine 3-dehydrogenase has translation MKALVKEKAEPGLWLRDVPEPEIGPGDVLIKVLRTGICGTDLHIRAWDGWAQQAVGTPLVLGHEFVGEVAAVGSDVDEIKPGDRVSGEGHLVCGKCRNCLAGRRHLCRNTIGLGVGRDGAFAEYVALPASNVWVHRVPVDLDIAAIFDPFGNAVHTALSFPLVGEDVLITGAGPIGIMAAAVAKHAGARNVVITDVSEYRLELARKVGVSLALNVAETTIADGQRELGLREGFDIGLEMSGRPEAMRDMIANMTNGGRIAMLGLPAEDFSVDFAKIVTSMLTIKGIYGREMFETWYAMSVLLEGGLDIAPVVTGRYSYRDFDAAFDDAASGRCGKVVLDWTA, from the coding sequence GTGAAGGCACTGGTGAAGGAGAAGGCCGAGCCCGGCCTGTGGCTGCGGGACGTCCCGGAGCCGGAGATCGGTCCCGGGGACGTCCTCATCAAGGTGCTGCGGACCGGCATCTGCGGCACCGACCTGCACATCCGTGCCTGGGACGGCTGGGCCCAGCAGGCCGTGGGCACCCCCCTGGTGCTCGGCCACGAGTTCGTCGGCGAGGTCGCCGCCGTGGGCTCGGACGTCGACGAGATCAAGCCCGGTGACCGCGTCAGCGGCGAGGGTCACCTCGTCTGCGGCAAGTGCCGCAACTGCCTGGCCGGCCGCCGCCACCTGTGCCGCAACACCATCGGCCTCGGAGTCGGCCGGGACGGCGCCTTCGCCGAGTACGTCGCGCTGCCCGCGTCGAACGTGTGGGTGCACCGGGTGCCCGTCGACCTCGACATCGCCGCGATCTTCGACCCCTTCGGCAACGCCGTCCACACCGCGCTGTCCTTCCCCCTGGTCGGCGAGGACGTGCTGATCACCGGGGCCGGCCCGATCGGCATCATGGCCGCCGCCGTCGCCAAGCACGCCGGCGCGCGCAACGTCGTCATCACCGACGTCAGCGAGTACCGCCTGGAACTCGCCCGCAAGGTCGGCGTCAGCCTCGCCCTCAACGTCGCCGAGACCACCATCGCCGACGGCCAGCGCGAGCTCGGCCTGCGCGAGGGCTTCGACATCGGCCTGGAGATGTCCGGCCGTCCCGAGGCCATGCGCGACATGATCGCCAACATGACGAACGGCGGCCGCATCGCGATGCTCGGCCTGCCCGCGGAGGACTTCTCCGTCGACTTCGCCAAGATCGTCACGTCGATGCTCACCATCAAGGGCATCTACGGCCGCGAGATGTTCGAGACCTGGTACGCCATGTCCGTGCTGCTGGAGGGCGGCCTCGACATCGCCCCCGTGGTCACCGGCCGCTACTCCTACCGCGACTTCGACGCCGCCTTCGACGACGCCGCGAGCGGCCGCTGCGGCAAGGTCGTCCTCGACTGGACCGCCTGA
- a CDS encoding peroxiredoxin, translating to MPVPETGTPAPDFTLPGVLLTGSGDAERGEYSLSAHRGAPVVLAFYPGDDSAVCTKQLCSYTSDLDRFRDLGATVWGVNFSDLDSHEHFARKRDLRFPLLADTERTVAKAYGITMPGLGLKRSVFIVDAEGIVRWKHVARIGLTFQDTDTITAQLAALTPR from the coding sequence ATGCCCGTGCCCGAGACCGGTACCCCCGCCCCCGACTTCACCCTCCCGGGAGTCCTGCTCACCGGATCGGGCGACGCCGAGCGCGGCGAGTACTCCCTGTCCGCGCACCGCGGCGCCCCCGTCGTGCTCGCCTTCTACCCCGGGGACGACTCGGCGGTGTGCACCAAGCAGCTCTGCTCCTACACCTCCGACCTGGACCGCTTCCGCGACCTCGGGGCGACGGTGTGGGGCGTCAACTTCAGCGACCTCGACAGCCACGAGCACTTCGCCCGCAAGCGCGACCTGCGCTTCCCGCTGCTCGCCGACACCGAGCGCACGGTGGCGAAGGCCTACGGCATCACCATGCCCGGCCTCGGCCTGAAGCGCTCGGTCTTCATCGTGGACGCGGAGGGCATCGTGCGCTGGAAGCACGTCGCCCGCATCGGGCTGACCTTCCAGGACACCGACACCATCACTGCGCAGCTGGCCGCGCTCACCCCGCGCTGA
- a CDS encoding TetR/AcrR family transcriptional regulator translates to MSAPPAVPLVTYAAADAPPRDRILATAARLFYAEGIHAVGMDRIVTEASTTRATLYRHFLGKEQLVLSYIQATDEQIRTFTEASLEGLGAREALAGVAGALGDQLCSPGFRGCPFLNAAAEYPDPADPVSRAIVAHRDWLRELVARLLAEAGAPEPAEDAATLMMLRDGAVMTAALGDPDAVRASLDRAVRRVLEAAGVV, encoded by the coding sequence ATGAGTGCCCCTCCCGCCGTTCCCCTGGTCACGTACGCAGCCGCGGACGCGCCGCCGCGTGACCGCATCCTGGCCACCGCGGCCCGGCTGTTCTACGCCGAGGGGATCCACGCGGTGGGCATGGACCGGATCGTCACGGAGGCGTCCACCACCAGGGCGACGCTCTACCGGCACTTCCTGGGCAAGGAGCAGCTCGTCCTGAGCTACATCCAGGCCACCGACGAGCAGATCCGCACCTTCACCGAGGCCTCGCTGGAGGGCCTGGGCGCACGGGAGGCCCTGGCGGGGGTGGCCGGAGCGCTCGGCGACCAGCTCTGCTCACCGGGCTTCCGCGGCTGCCCGTTCCTCAACGCGGCCGCGGAGTACCCGGACCCGGCCGACCCCGTCTCGCGCGCGATCGTGGCCCACCGGGACTGGCTGCGGGAACTGGTCGCCCGGCTGCTCGCGGAGGCGGGCGCCCCCGAGCCCGCGGAGGACGCGGCGACGCTGATGATGCTGCGCGACGGCGCCGTGATGACCGCCGCGCTCGGCGACCCGGATGCGGTGCGGGCTTCGCTGGACCGGGCGGTGCGGCGCGTGCTGGAGGCCGCCGGGGTGGTCTGA
- a CDS encoding AIM24 family protein produces the protein MTLKQQIVGNAMQMAVCTLEPGQTVYCEAGKFLFKTANVSMDTRLAGPGAQREAQGGAAGGGMGGMLRQAMGTAMQVGQRMLAGESIAFQYFTASGGEGTVGFAGVLPGEMRALELDGSRAWYAEKDAFVAAESTVDFGIAFQGGRTGTSGGEGFVLEKFTGRGTVIIAGAGNFIDLNPADFGGRIEVDTGCIVAFEDGVRYGVQRIGGLNRQGIMNAVFGGEGLSLATLEGNGRVILQSMTIEGLANALKKAQGGDKQGPTGGLFSTHAG, from the coding sequence GTGACCCTGAAGCAGCAGATCGTCGGCAACGCCATGCAGATGGCCGTGTGCACCCTTGAGCCCGGCCAGACCGTCTACTGCGAGGCGGGGAAGTTCCTGTTCAAGACCGCGAACGTGAGCATGGACACCCGCCTGGCCGGTCCCGGCGCCCAGCGCGAGGCCCAGGGCGGCGCGGCGGGCGGCGGCATGGGCGGCATGCTCCGCCAGGCGATGGGCACGGCCATGCAGGTAGGCCAGCGGATGCTGGCGGGCGAGAGCATCGCCTTCCAGTACTTCACCGCGAGCGGCGGCGAGGGCACCGTCGGCTTCGCCGGCGTCCTGCCCGGCGAGATGCGCGCCCTGGAACTGGACGGGTCGCGCGCCTGGTACGCGGAGAAGGACGCCTTCGTGGCCGCCGAGTCGACCGTCGACTTCGGCATCGCCTTCCAGGGCGGCCGCACCGGCACCAGCGGCGGTGAGGGCTTCGTCCTGGAGAAGTTCACCGGCCGCGGCACGGTGATCATCGCAGGCGCGGGCAACTTCATCGACCTCAACCCCGCCGACTTCGGCGGTCGCATCGAGGTCGACACCGGCTGCATCGTCGCCTTCGAGGACGGGGTCCGCTACGGCGTGCAGCGCATCGGCGGGCTCAACCGGCAGGGGATCATGAACGCCGTCTTCGGCGGCGAGGGGCTGTCGCTGGCGACCCTGGAGGGCAACGGGCGCGTCATCCTGCAGTCCATGACCATCGAGGGCCTGGCCAACGCGCTGAAGAAGGCCCAGGGCGGCGACAAGCAGGGCCCCACCGGCGGCCTCTTCTCCACCCACGCCGGCTGA
- a CDS encoding ROK family transcriptional regulator, with protein sequence MAERGKRTVRDLRRGNRSALLRHLYFEGPLSRQELARDTGLSTGSISNVVAELIADGVVEEAGSVESDGGRPRVMLKVAPRHGFLIGVDVGETRVRVTLFDLALTELSSTDRPLADSGHDVALVVQLILDGLSVVLEDSRVDPALVLGVGIGVPGIVEQGTGGVGAVVHGQTIDWDAVPLGALLAEGTALPLHIDNGAKTLGQAEMWFGAGRGARNAVIALLGSGVGACVVADGKPYRGASSSAGEWGHTTLQVGGRRCRCGARGCLEAYVGAEALIERWDAPTGVSEEAAIAALLDAAEAGDAAAVALLDETAEYLGAGIADLVNLFNPERIVLSGWTGLMIGPRLLDAVREATAAYALHHPCAQTSIELGRLGTDAVTVGAATLPLARFLDAGGRPTGHAARPEEQAEPNRPGRSLSGTSV encoded by the coding sequence ATGGCAGAACGAGGCAAGCGGACCGTACGCGACCTGCGGCGGGGCAACCGTTCGGCGCTCTTGCGTCACCTGTACTTCGAAGGACCCCTCAGCCGTCAGGAGTTGGCCAGGGACACCGGACTGAGCACAGGTTCCATCAGCAACGTCGTGGCCGAGCTCATCGCCGACGGCGTCGTCGAGGAGGCCGGCTCCGTCGAGTCCGACGGCGGACGCCCCCGCGTCATGCTCAAGGTCGCCCCCCGCCACGGCTTCCTCATCGGCGTCGACGTCGGCGAGACCCGGGTCCGCGTCACCCTCTTCGACCTCGCCCTCACCGAACTCTCCTCCACCGACCGTCCGCTGGCCGACAGCGGCCACGACGTCGCCCTCGTCGTCCAGCTCATCCTCGACGGCCTCTCCGTCGTCCTGGAGGACAGCCGCGTCGATCCCGCCCTCGTGCTCGGCGTGGGCATCGGCGTGCCCGGCATCGTCGAGCAGGGCACCGGCGGCGTCGGCGCGGTCGTCCACGGCCAGACCATCGACTGGGACGCCGTCCCCCTCGGCGCGCTGCTCGCCGAGGGCACCGCCCTGCCGCTCCACATCGACAACGGCGCCAAGACCCTCGGCCAGGCCGAGATGTGGTTCGGCGCCGGGCGCGGCGCCCGCAACGCCGTGATCGCGCTGCTCGGCTCCGGGGTCGGCGCCTGCGTGGTCGCCGACGGCAAGCCGTACCGCGGCGCCAGCAGCAGCGCGGGGGAGTGGGGCCACACCACCCTCCAGGTCGGCGGGCGGCGCTGCCGCTGCGGCGCCCGCGGCTGCCTGGAGGCCTACGTGGGCGCCGAGGCGCTCATCGAACGCTGGGACGCGCCCACCGGGGTGAGCGAGGAGGCCGCGATCGCCGCCCTCCTCGACGCCGCCGAGGCCGGCGACGCCGCCGCCGTCGCGCTGCTCGACGAGACCGCCGAGTACCTCGGCGCGGGCATCGCCGACCTCGTCAACCTCTTCAACCCCGAGCGCATCGTGCTGTCCGGCTGGACCGGCCTGATGATCGGCCCCCGGCTGCTCGACGCGGTCCGTGAGGCCACCGCCGCCTACGCGCTGCACCATCCCTGCGCCCAGACCTCCATCGAGCTGGGCCGGCTCGGGACGGACGCGGTCACGGTCGGCGCCGCCACCCTGCCGCTCGCCCGTTTCCTCGACGCGGGCGGCCGCCCGACCGGCCACGCCGCGCGGCCCGAGGAGCAAGCGGAACCGAATCGTCCGGGTCGTTCGTTGTCGGGTACATCCGTCTGA
- a CDS encoding sugar ABC transporter substrate-binding protein, producing the protein MHITRTTAAATLAAALIASATACGGGSSTDGSGNGSPKELTYWASNQGASLEADKATLTPELKKFEKQTGIKVKLEVIPWSDLLNRILAAATSGQGPDVLNIGNTWSASLQATGALRPFDAKAFDAIGGKDRFVSSALGATGAEGKDPAAVPLYSLAYGLYYNKKMFADAGIANPPATWDELVADGKKLTKGGKYGLAVEGGNLSENVHHAFVFGKQHGADFFDASGKPTFTTPEAVAAVKQYIDFIAKDKIAAPGNAEYAANQSVADFATGKAAMLLWQAAGSSLKSHGMKPEDYGVAQVPFQAAGASGDTAVNSMVAGINLAVFKKTDNVDGALKFVKFMTSDDEQKLLNGTYGSLPPVKAAQSDPAFATPDLKVLADALANSAAPLPQVANESQFETAVGTAMKDLFADAAAGKPVTTESVKAALEKAQQQMPAS; encoded by the coding sequence ATGCACATCACCCGTACCACGGCCGCCGCGACGCTCGCGGCCGCGCTCATCGCCTCCGCCACCGCGTGCGGCGGCGGCTCCTCGACCGACGGCAGCGGCAACGGCAGCCCCAAGGAGCTCACCTACTGGGCCAGCAACCAGGGCGCCAGCCTCGAGGCGGACAAGGCGACCCTGACGCCCGAGCTCAAGAAGTTCGAGAAGCAGACCGGGATCAAGGTCAAGCTCGAGGTCATCCCGTGGTCCGACCTGCTGAACCGGATCCTCGCCGCGGCCACCTCCGGCCAGGGCCCCGACGTCCTCAACATCGGCAACACCTGGTCCGCCTCGCTGCAGGCCACCGGCGCGCTGCGCCCCTTCGACGCCAAGGCCTTCGACGCCATCGGCGGCAAGGACCGCTTCGTCTCCTCGGCCCTGGGCGCGACGGGCGCCGAGGGCAAGGACCCGGCCGCGGTCCCGCTGTACTCGCTGGCGTACGGGCTCTACTACAACAAGAAGATGTTCGCCGACGCGGGCATAGCCAACCCGCCCGCCACCTGGGACGAGCTCGTCGCCGACGGCAAGAAGCTCACCAAGGGCGGCAAGTACGGCCTCGCCGTCGAGGGCGGCAACCTCTCCGAGAACGTCCACCACGCCTTCGTCTTCGGCAAGCAGCACGGCGCCGACTTCTTCGACGCCTCGGGCAAGCCGACGTTCACCACCCCCGAGGCGGTCGCGGCCGTCAAGCAGTACATCGACTTCATCGCCAAGGACAAGATCGCGGCCCCCGGCAACGCCGAGTACGCCGCCAACCAGTCCGTCGCCGACTTCGCCACCGGCAAGGCCGCCATGCTGCTGTGGCAGGCCGCCGGCTCCTCGCTGAAGTCCCACGGCATGAAGCCCGAGGACTACGGCGTCGCCCAGGTGCCGTTCCAGGCCGCGGGCGCCTCCGGCGACACCGCCGTGAACTCGATGGTCGCGGGCATCAACCTGGCCGTCTTCAAGAAGACCGACAACGTCGACGGCGCGCTGAAGTTCGTGAAGTTCATGACCAGCGACGACGAGCAGAAGCTCCTCAACGGCACCTACGGCTCGCTCCCGCCGGTCAAGGCCGCCCAGTCCGACCCGGCCTTCGCCACCCCGGACCTGAAGGTCCTCGCGGACGCGCTCGCCAACAGCGCGGCGCCGCTGCCGCAGGTCGCCAACGAGAGCCAGTTCGAGACCGCCGTCGGCACCGCGATGAAGGACCTGTTCGCCGACGCCGCCGCCGGGAAGCCGGTCACCACCGAGAGCGTCAAGGCCGCCCTCGAAAAGGCCCAGCAGCAGATGCCGGCGTCGTGA
- a CDS encoding sugar ABC transporter permease: MTATVPPVRHSSKTPSPGGRRAAGGRAPLSRLRLPARLRRASLPYVLLLPALALELLIHLVPMVVGVVMSFKELTQFFISDWSAAPWKGLDNYRVAVDFNAPVGEDLLKSFLVTCEFTVLAVGLSWLFGTAAAILMQDAFRGRGLLRAVFLVPYALPVYAAVITWSFMFQRDTGMINHVIHDQLHLTDGRPFWLIGDNSFYALVTVSVWRQWPFAFLCLMAGLQNIPRELYEAAAMDGAGIWQQIRRITLPSLRPVNQVLVLVLFLWTFNDFNTPYVLFGRAAPDAADLISIHIYQSSFVTWNFGSGSAMSVLLLLFLLVVTVLYLLATSLRRKDA; encoded by the coding sequence ATGACCGCCACCGTGCCGCCCGTCCGGCACAGCTCCAAGACGCCTTCCCCCGGCGGCCGGCGGGCCGCCGGGGGGAGGGCCCCGCTGTCGCGGCTGCGCCTGCCGGCGCGGCTGCGGCGCGCGTCGCTCCCGTACGTCCTGCTGCTGCCGGCCCTCGCGCTGGAACTGCTCATCCACCTGGTGCCGATGGTCGTCGGCGTCGTGATGAGCTTCAAGGAGCTCACGCAGTTCTTCATCAGCGACTGGTCCGCCGCCCCCTGGAAGGGCCTGGACAACTACCGCGTGGCGGTGGACTTCAACGCCCCGGTCGGCGAGGACCTGCTCAAGTCCTTCCTCGTCACCTGTGAGTTCACGGTGCTGGCGGTCGGGCTGTCCTGGCTGTTCGGCACCGCCGCCGCGATCCTCATGCAGGACGCCTTCCGCGGCCGCGGACTGCTGCGCGCGGTCTTCCTGGTGCCGTACGCGCTGCCGGTCTACGCGGCGGTGATCACCTGGTCGTTCATGTTCCAGCGGGACACCGGCATGATCAACCACGTCATCCACGACCAGCTGCACCTCACCGACGGCCGGCCCTTCTGGCTGATCGGCGACAACAGCTTCTACGCGCTGGTGACGGTGTCGGTGTGGCGGCAGTGGCCGTTCGCCTTCCTGTGCCTGATGGCCGGTCTGCAGAACATCCCGCGCGAGCTGTACGAGGCGGCGGCGATGGACGGTGCCGGGATCTGGCAGCAGATCCGCAGGATCACCCTGCCGTCGCTGCGCCCCGTCAACCAGGTGCTGGTGCTGGTGCTGTTCCTGTGGACGTTCAACGACTTCAACACGCCCTACGTGCTGTTCGGGCGGGCGGCGCCGGACGCCGCGGACCTGATCTCGATCCACATCTACCAGTCGTCCTTCGTGACCTGGAACTTCGGCTCCGGCTCGGCGATGTCCGTGCTCCTGCTGCTGTTCCTGCTCGTCGTGACGGTGCTCTACCTGCTCGCGACCTCCCTGAGGAGGAAGGATGCCTGA
- a CDS encoding carbohydrate ABC transporter permease, whose translation MPDVRSPMAAPRSFVWTRRIVLTVLTAFALAPVFVMVVSSLKPLQDVQGPFRWFPSGFTLRPYADIWHTVPLARYFVNSLLVAGGATLCSVAVAIFAAYAVSRYDFKGRRFFSVTILSTQMFPGILFLLPLFLIFVNLGNATGIALYGSRGGLILTYLTFSLPFSIWMLAGYFDSIPKDLDEAAMVDGCGPLGALFRVVVPAAVPGIVAVCVYAFMTAWGEVLFASVMTNDTTRTLAVGLQGYATQTDVYWNQVMAASLVVSVPVVAGFLLLQRYLVAGLTAGAVK comes from the coding sequence ATGCCTGACGTCCGCAGCCCCATGGCCGCGCCGCGCTCCTTCGTGTGGACCCGCCGGATCGTGCTGACCGTGCTGACGGCCTTCGCGCTGGCGCCGGTGTTCGTCATGGTCGTCTCGTCGCTGAAGCCGCTGCAGGACGTGCAGGGCCCGTTCCGCTGGTTCCCCAGCGGCTTCACCCTGCGCCCCTACGCCGACATCTGGCACACCGTGCCGCTCGCCCGGTACTTCGTGAACTCGCTGCTCGTGGCGGGCGGGGCGACGCTGTGCTCGGTCGCGGTGGCGATCTTCGCGGCGTACGCGGTGAGCCGCTACGACTTCAAGGGGCGCCGCTTCTTCTCGGTGACGATCCTGTCCACCCAGATGTTCCCCGGCATCCTCTTCCTGCTGCCGCTCTTCCTGATCTTCGTCAACCTCGGGAACGCGACGGGCATCGCCCTGTACGGCAGCCGCGGCGGCCTGATCCTGACCTACCTCACCTTCTCGCTCCCCTTCTCCATCTGGATGCTGGCGGGCTACTTCGACTCGATCCCCAAGGACCTGGACGAGGCCGCCATGGTCGACGGCTGCGGGCCGCTGGGCGCGCTGTTCCGGGTGGTCGTCCCGGCCGCCGTGCCCGGCATCGTCGCGGTCTGCGTGTACGCCTTCATGACGGCCTGGGGCGAGGTCCTCTTCGCCTCCGTCATGACCAACGACACCACCCGCACGCTCGCCGTCGGCCTGCAGGGCTACGCCACCCAGACCGACGTGTACTGGAACCAGGTCATGGCCGCCTCGCTCGTGGTGAGCGTGCCCGTGGTCGCCGGGTTCCTGCTCCTGCAGCGCTACCTCGTCGCCGGGCTGACCGCCGGCGCCGTCAAGTGA